In Solanum pennellii chromosome 3, SPENNV200, a single window of DNA contains:
- the LOC107015306 gene encoding AP-3 complex subunit delta: protein MAGPSLLDSLFQRSLEDLIKGLRLFVGDESSFISKAVDEIRREIKSTDQQTKATALQKLTYLHSIHGVDMSWAAFHAIELSSSQSFNFKRIAYLAASLSFDPSTTDVILLLTHQLRKDLQSPNSHEVSLALHALYFISTPDLARDLTPEVFTLLNSNKGSTRKKAIAIILRLFELYPDAVRVCFKRLVENLENSDPAIVSAVVGVFCELACKEPKSYLPLAPEFYKILADSRNNWLLIKVLKIFVKLAPLEPRLGKKLVEPICDHLKKTGAKSLAFECVRTIVSSFSEYDSAVRLAVEKIKEFLNEDDPNLKYLGLQALTIVAPKHLWAVLENKDFVIKSLSDADANIKLEALQLVLSMVSEDNVVDICKVLINYALKSDPDFCNEILGCILLTCSRNVYEIIVDFDWYVSLLGEMSRIPHCQKGEEIENQFVDIGMRVKDARPELVRVGRDLLIDPALLGNPFVHRILSAAAWVSGEYVRFSKNPSEIVEALLQPRTSLLPSSIKAVYIQSAFKVLTFYLHYSISTKRVISSASQEVADLMHGRVPENSQFVRTGPVADSDTDDGGLNPRMLHRSVRDASVESFEDMSAAHEWLSSTSPKAESITEESILNILDLVEITLGPLAGSHEVEILERSRNVLGLVELIREELPGYLMKREEDDDKGQKKTHEMIKLVAEAFSEELGPVSASSQERVPMPEGIVLNQSLDDLDAICGDLGLHIPTSFSLGKSISSEKDDVTMSDRQSKEEFESTESTSLLAEHRKRHGLYYLQSQKKEMAYDDYPPANDLKTGENADDEADDLIKLTEQSLFSKKKANQAKPRPVVVKLDDGDGPFIPAKKVESKDDLISGAVRDVLLGDEATTSSSRVKKSDKSSSKRRQKDKLDLDKSSGPIEDSKMMENSELENANLRRSKRHSRGKEKKHRSTAKDRDEHEEGDKQKVSHHHGKHKSRQRADGALTLAAQSPVIPDFLL from the coding sequence ATGGCCGGTCCTTCTCTTCTCGATTCTCTCTTCCAACGATCTTTAGAAGACTTAATCAAAGGTCTCCGTCTCTTCGTCGGCGATGAATCATCCTTCATCTCCAAAGCCGTCGACGAGATCCGCCGTGAAATCAAGTCCACCGATCAACAGACCAAAGCCACTGCCCTTCAGAAACTCACTTACTTGCATTCCATCCATGGCGTCGACATGTCTTGGGCTGCTTTTCATGCTATAGAACTCTCTTCATCTCAGTCCTTCAATTTCAAACGCATTGCTTATCTCGCCGCTTCGCTTTCATTCGATCCTTCGACTACTGACGTCATCCTCCTGCTGACTCATCAGCTTCGTAAGGACCTTCAATCTCCTAATTCGCACGAAGTAAGCCTCGCTCTTCATGCTTTGTATTTCATTTCTACACCTGATTTAGCCCGAGATTTAACTCCCGAGGTATTTACTTTACTGAATAGTAATAAGGGTTCTACTAGGAAGAAGGCTATTGCTATTATTTTGAGACTGTTTGAGTTATATCCAGATGCGGTTAGGGTTTGTTTTAAGAGATTAGTGGAAAATCTGGAGAATTCTGATCCCGCAATTGTATCTGCTGTTGTGGGTGTTTTTTGTGAGCTTGCTTGTAAAGAGCCTAAATCTTATCTCCCTTTAGCGCCTGAGTTTTATAAGATATTGGCGGATTCTCGCAATAATTGGCTGTTGATTAAAGTTTTAAAGATTTTTGTGAAGTTGGCTCCATTGGAGCCGAGGTTGGGGAAAAAGCTGGTGGAGCCAATTTGTGACCATTTGAAGAAAACGGGTGCAAAGTCATTGGCTTTTGAGTGTGTGAGGACTATTGTTAGTAGTTTCAGTGAGTATGATTCTGCTGTGAGGCTTGCTGTTGAGAAGATTAAGGAGTTCTTGAATGAAGATGATCCAAATCTCAAGTATCTTGGTTTGCAAGCACTTACCATTGTTGCACCAAAGCATTTGTGGGCAGTCCTGGAGAATAAGGATTTTGTGATTAAATCGTTAAGTGATGCAGATGCAAATATTAAACTTGAGGCCTTGCAGCTTGTTTTATCCATGGTTTCTGAGGATAATGTGGTGGATATTTGCAAGGTTTTGATTAATTATGCTCTTAAGTCTGACCCAGATTTCTGTAATGAGATTCTGGGATGCATCTTGCTGACATGTTCAAGAAATGTGTATGAGATAATTGTGGATTTTGATTGGTATGTATCACTTCTTGGGGAAATGTCGAGAATTCCACACTGTCAGAAGGGGGAGGAAATAGAGAATCAGTTTGTGGATATAGGTATGAGAGTCAAAGATGCAAGACCAGAACTTGTTCGAGTTGGCCGTGATTTGCTTATTGATCCTGCATTGCTTGGCAATCCTTTCGTACACAGGATTTTATCAGCAGCTGCTTGGGTGTCTGGGGAGTATGTTCGCTTTTCAAAAAATCCATCAGAAATTGTGGAAGCACTGCTGCAACCAAGAACCAGTTTATTGCCGTCATCAATAAAAGCTGTATATATCCAGTCTGCATTCAAAGTACTTACCTTTTATCTGCATTACTCTATTTCTACCAAGAGAGTTATTTCTTCAGCTTCCCAAGAAGTGGCAGATCTGATGCATGGAAGAGTACCGGAAAATTCTCAGTTTGTAAGAACTGGACCAGTAGCTGATAGTGACACAGATGATGGGGGGTTGAATCCCAGGATGTTACATCGATCTGTTAGGGATGCTTCAGTAGAGAGTTTTGAGGATATGTCTGCTGCTCATGAGTGGTTGTCCTCGACTTCCCCAAAAGCAGAGTCAATCACTGAAGAGTCTATACTTAACATATTAGATCTCGTAGAAATAACGTTGGGGCCACTAGCAGGAAGCCATGAGGTGGAGATACTGGAGAGGTCAAGAAATGTCCTTGGTTTGGTTGAACTGATAAGAGAAGAATTACCTGGTTACTTGATGAAAAGGGAAGAAGATGATGACAAGGGACAAAAGAAGACTCATGAAATGATCAAACTAGTTGCTGAAGCCTTTTCAGAAGAGCTTGGTCCAGTTTCAGCAAGTTCTCAGGAAAGGGTGCCTATGCCTGAAGGAATAGTGCTTAATCAAAGTCTGGATGATCTGGATGCCATATGTGGTGACCTTGGGTTGCATATACCTACTTCTTTCTCCCTTGGAAAATCAATTTCCTCCGAGAAGGATGATGTTACCATGTCTGACCGGCAAAGTAAGGAAGAATTTGAATCAACTGAATCAACGTCTCTTCTCGCTGAGCATCGCAAACGTCACGGGCTATATTATTTACAGTCACAGAAAAAGGAGATGGCATATGATGATTACCCACCTGCTAATGACCTGAAGACTGGAGAGAATGCTGATGATGAGGCTGATGATCTGATTAAGCTGACAGAACAATCTCTCTTCTCTAAGAAAAAGGCAAACCAAGCAAAGCCTAGGCCTGTAGTGGTGAAACTGGATGATGGGGATGGACCTTTTATCCCTGCCAAAAAGGTAGAGTCAAAAGATGACCTAATATCTGGTGCTGTGAGAGATGTTCTTTTAGGTGATGAAgcaacaacatcatcatcacgGGTTAAGAAGTCTGACAAGTCATCAAGTAAGAGAAGACAGAAGGACAAGTTAGATTTAGACAAGTCTTCTGGACCAATAGAGGATTCTAAAATGATGGAGAATTCTGAACTAGAAAATGCAAATTTGAGAAGAAGCAAACGCCATTCTCGTGGTAAAGAGAAGAAACATAGAAGTACTGCAAAAGATAGAGATGAACATGAAGAGGGAGATAAGCAGAAGGTTAGCCATCACCATGGCAAGCATAAATCCAGACAAAGGGCAGACGGGGCTCTAACA
- the LOC107015120 gene encoding histidine--tRNA ligase, chloroplastic/mitochondrial — protein sequence MPAILNSSLFLLHHHSLFSTAVLSFRRHHHHLNISLFSAPRTTLRAYSTSSSSFSIESSTNQNVRTGRSGSATSPPVEHDTAQKIDVNPPKGTRDFPPEDMRLRNWLFHHFREVSQQFGFEEVDFPVLESEALYIRKAGEEIRDQLYCFEDRGNRRVALRPELTPSLARLVIQKGKSVSLPLKWFAIGQCWRYERMTRGRRREHYQWNMDIIGVPDVTGEAELISSMITFFKRIGLTASDVGFKVSSRKVLQEVLRCYSVPENMFGRVCIIIDKIGKIPMDDIRKDLLSADMSEVAIEDLLQVLSLKSLAKLEEKLGASGEALSDLKQLFSLAEKYGYKEWLQFDASIVRGLAYYTGIVFEGFDREGKLRAICGGGRYDRLLSTFGGDDLPACGFGFGDAVIVELLKERGLLPELNLQIENIVCSLDQELQGAASAVATILREKGQSVDLVLENKPLKWVFKRAARINARRLILVGKAEWQKGMVNVKTLSTGEQLEIKLDELE from the exons ATGCCTGCAATTTTAAACtcttccctctttctcctccATCACCACTCACTGTTCTCGACGGCGGTTCTCTCATTCCGCCGCCATCACCACCACCTCAACATTTCTCTCTTTTCAGCTCCACGTACTACTCTCAGAGCTTACTCTACTTCTTCCTCCTCATTTTCCATAGAATCATCGACAAACCAGAATGTTCGAACCGGACGGTCAGGGTCAGCGACTTCGCCTCCAGTTGAACACGATACTGCTCAGAAAATCGACGTCAATCCTCCTAAAGGTACCCGAGATTTCCCCCCTGAAGACATGCGCCTCCGCAATTGGCTCTTCCATCACTTCAGAGAG GTATCTCAGCAATTCGGTTTTGAAGAGGTTGATTTTCCTGTGCTAGAGTCGGAGGCTCTTTATATCAGGAAGGCTGGGGAGGAAATTAGAGACCAG CTTTACTGTTTTGAAGACCGTGGAAACCGTCGAGTTGCATTGAGGCCTGAGCTGACTCCTTCATTGGCAAGACTTGTGATACAGAAAGG AAAATCTGTATCTCTTCCATtgaaatggtttgctattggaCAATGCTGGCGTTATGAGAGAATGACCAGGGGAAGACGACGTGAACATTACCAATGGAATATGGATATAATTGGTGTACCAGATGTAACG GGTGAAGCAGAGCTGATATCTTCAATGATTACCTTCTTCAAGCGCATAGGcctaacagcatcagatgttgGGTTTAAGGTCTCTAGTAGAAAG GTCTTGCAAGAAGTATTGAGGTGCTATTCCGTCCCAGAAAATATGTTTGGTAGAGTTTGCATCATTATAGACAAG ATCGGAAAGATTCCAATGGATGATATCAGGAAAGATCTGTTGTCTGCTGACATGTCAGAGGTAGCTATTGAAGACCTATTGCAAGTTCTATCATTGAAGTCTTTGGCAAAGTTAGAAG AGAAACTTGGGGCCTCAGGAGAAGCACTATCTGATTTGAAGCAACTATTTTCACTTGCTGAGAAGTATGGCTATAAAGAGTGGCTTCAGTTTGATGCATCAATTGTCCGTGGTTTGGCCTATTACACTGGGATTGTGTTTGAG GGATTTGATCGTGAAGGAAAGCTCCGGGCTATCTGTGGTGGTGGACGGTATGATCGGCTATTATCTACCTTTGGAGGCGATGATCTTCCAGCTTGTGGATTTGGATTTGGTGATGCTGTGATAGTAGAA CTACTCAAGGAGAGGGGACTCCTACCAGAACTTAACCTCCAAATAGAGAACATTGTGTGCTCACTGGATCAGGAACTTCAAGGTGCGGCATCTGCAGTTGCCACCATTCTCAGGGAAAAAGGGCAAAGCGTTGATCTGGTTTTGGAGAACAAGCCACTTAAGTG GGTGTTCAAGCGAGCAGCACGGATAAATGCACGGAGATTGATTTTAGTTGGAAAGGCTGAATGGCAAAAAGGCATGGTCAATGTTAAGACTCTTTCAACAGGTGAGCAATTGGAGATAAAACTCGATGAACTGGAGTAA